The Thermobispora bispora DSM 43833 genome window below encodes:
- a CDS encoding DUF7455 domain-containing protein — MTGTLTPTKPLTALDRCDRCGAQAYLRAILPSGGELLFCAHHGRQHAAALRARGAEIRDESARLIESPSVSRGR; from the coding sequence GTGACTGGAACTCTTACCCCCACCAAGCCGCTGACAGCTCTCGACCGGTGTGACCGGTGCGGCGCTCAGGCCTACCTCCGCGCCATTCTGCCCTCGGGTGGCGAGCTGTTGTTCTGCGCCCACCACGGGCGGCAGCACGCGGCCGCGCTGCGGGCGAGAGGCGCGGAGATCCGGGACGAGTCGGCTCGGCTCATCGAGTCGCCGTCCGTGAGCCGCGGGCGCTGA
- a CDS encoding GNAT family N-acetyltransferase, with protein sequence MDFERSLFDRLVDEAWPAPGRVVTGGWVLRYAGGVTKRANSVLPLGDVPDMDRAIAEAERFYAGVGLPCVFSIGAGATEGLDAELSRRGYRRTGPTLIMAIRLADVRSAAEPAGVEPDPSEDWLRTWWQTEGIGHRAHDRIPPRAWAERILTGVRAGYLHLPEGAVGRAVPQDKWLGIYCMAVAPHARRRGLGTSVLRTLLAWGRTQGAVYGYLAVTEANRAARALYEREGFTVVGRYHYRVKPEAEATARGRR encoded by the coding sequence GTGGACTTCGAAAGATCGTTATTCGATCGGCTAGTGGACGAGGCGTGGCCTGCGCCCGGGCGCGTGGTGACAGGCGGCTGGGTGCTGCGGTATGCGGGCGGGGTGACGAAACGGGCCAACTCCGTCCTGCCGCTGGGCGACGTCCCGGATATGGACCGCGCCATAGCCGAGGCGGAGCGGTTCTACGCCGGGGTCGGGCTGCCCTGTGTGTTCTCCATCGGCGCGGGTGCGACCGAAGGGCTCGACGCCGAGCTCTCCCGCCGGGGCTATCGCCGGACCGGCCCCACGCTGATCATGGCGATCCGGCTCGCCGATGTCCGCTCCGCTGCCGAGCCGGCCGGGGTAGAGCCGGATCCGTCCGAAGACTGGCTGCGCACCTGGTGGCAGACGGAGGGCATAGGGCATCGCGCCCACGACCGGATACCGCCGCGGGCGTGGGCCGAGCGCATCCTGACCGGTGTGCGCGCCGGTTACCTCCACCTGCCCGAGGGCGCCGTCGGGAGGGCGGTGCCGCAGGACAAGTGGCTCGGGATCTATTGCATGGCCGTCGCGCCGCATGCCCGACGGCGTGGCCTCGGCACGTCGGTGCTCCGCACGCTGCTCGCGTGGGGCCGGACGCAGGGGGCCGTCTATGGGTACCTGGCGGTGACCGAGGCCAACCGGGCGGCCCGTGCGCTTTACGAGCGCGAGGGCTTCACCGTGGTCGGCCGCTATCACTACCGGGTCAAGCCCGAGGCCGAAGCCACCGCCAGGGGGCGGCGGTAA
- a CDS encoding RNA polymerase sigma factor, whose translation MSPASSTRSKPSELNDPVIQQLLERGRAQGFLESEDVRKAFEEADIPMSRAAGVLRSLSKEGVTVVVTAADAAAPKRKRRSTSSAKKTTKSAAAKDPQPETVTAVVTDSTSTKSTSKKSSSKSTSSKSTSAKSASAKSTTAKSTTTKSRSKSTKAAAEKPAAAKSKAEGTTATTSRASKAKAETKAAKPVDLVDIDDDLDLDADVDIDDFDLDVDVDLDSDLEVDVDTEDDELDGDEPKADELDQGDDDVLILSDDDDDAPSAQVAAAGATADPVKDYLKQIGKVPLLNAEQEVELAKRIEAGLFAEEQLAKEGDKLPPDVKAELEWIAEDGKRAKNHLLEANLRLVVSLAKRYTGRGMLFLDLIQEGNLGLIRAVEKFDYTKGYKFSTYATWWIRQAITRAMADQARTIRIPVHMVEVINKLARVQRQMLQDLGREPTPEELARELDMTPEKVIEVQKYGREPISLHTPLGEEGDSEFGDLIEDSEAVVPADAVSFTLLQEQLHSVLDTLSEREAGVVSMRFGLTDGQPKTLDEIGKVYGVTRERIRQIESKTMSKLRHPSRSQVLRDYLD comes from the coding sequence GTGTCGCCTGCAAGTTCGACTCGCTCGAAGCCGTCTGAGCTGAACGATCCTGTGATCCAGCAGCTTCTCGAGCGTGGGCGCGCGCAGGGATTCCTCGAGTCCGAGGATGTCCGTAAGGCCTTCGAGGAGGCGGACATCCCGATGTCGCGTGCCGCTGGAGTCCTGCGCAGCCTCAGCAAGGAGGGTGTGACCGTCGTGGTGACGGCCGCGGATGCGGCGGCGCCGAAGCGCAAGCGCCGTTCGACCTCGTCCGCGAAGAAGACCACGAAGTCCGCCGCGGCCAAGGATCCACAGCCTGAGACGGTCACTGCCGTGGTGACCGACTCCACCTCGACCAAGTCGACGTCGAAGAAGTCCTCGAGCAAGTCGACGTCGAGCAAGTCCACCTCGGCGAAGTCGGCTTCGGCCAAGTCCACGACGGCCAAGTCGACGACGACGAAGTCGAGGTCCAAGTCGACGAAGGCGGCGGCCGAGAAGCCGGCCGCGGCGAAGAGCAAGGCCGAGGGCACCACGGCGACCACGTCCAGGGCCTCCAAGGCGAAGGCCGAGACCAAGGCGGCCAAGCCCGTCGACCTGGTCGACATCGACGACGATCTCGATCTCGATGCCGATGTCGACATCGACGACTTCGACCTCGACGTCGATGTCGATCTCGACAGCGACCTCGAGGTCGACGTGGACACCGAGGACGACGAGCTCGATGGCGACGAGCCGAAGGCCGACGAGCTGGATCAGGGCGACGACGATGTGCTGATCCTCTCCGATGACGACGACGACGCGCCTTCCGCCCAGGTGGCGGCGGCGGGCGCGACAGCCGACCCGGTCAAGGACTACCTCAAGCAGATCGGCAAGGTGCCCCTGCTCAACGCCGAGCAGGAGGTCGAGCTCGCCAAGCGGATCGAGGCCGGTCTGTTCGCCGAGGAACAGCTCGCCAAGGAGGGCGACAAGCTGCCGCCCGACGTCAAGGCCGAGCTGGAGTGGATCGCCGAGGACGGCAAGCGGGCGAAGAACCACCTGCTCGAGGCGAACCTGCGGCTCGTGGTGTCGCTCGCCAAGCGGTACACGGGCCGGGGCATGCTCTTCCTCGACCTCATCCAGGAGGGGAACCTCGGCCTGATCCGCGCGGTCGAGAAGTTCGACTACACCAAGGGCTACAAGTTCTCGACGTACGCGACGTGGTGGATCCGGCAGGCGATCACCCGGGCCATGGCGGACCAGGCGCGCACCATCCGGATCCCGGTGCACATGGTCGAGGTGATCAACAAGCTCGCCCGCGTGCAGCGGCAGATGCTCCAGGACCTCGGCCGCGAGCCCACCCCGGAGGAGCTCGCCCGCGAGCTCGACATGACCCCCGAGAAGGTCATCGAGGTCCAGAAGTACGGCCGCGAGCCCATCTCCCTGCACACGCCGCTGGGCGAGGAGGGCGACAGCGAGTTCGGCGACCTGATCGAGGATTCCGAGGCCGTCGTCCCCGCCGACGCCGTCAGCTTCACGCTCCTGCAGGAGCAGCTCCACTCGGTCCTCGACACCCTGTCGGAGCGGGAGGCGGGCGTCGTTTCGATGCGGTTCGGCCTCACCGACGGGCAGCCGAAGACCCTCGACGAGATCGGCAAGGTCTACGGCGTGACGCGGGAGCGGATCCGGCAGATCGAGTCCAAGACCATGTCGAAGCTGCGGCACCCCTCCCGGTCCCAGGTGCTCCGCGACTACCTCGACTGA